From Chloroflexia bacterium SDU3-3, the proteins below share one genomic window:
- the murB gene encoding UDP-N-acetylmuramate dehydrogenase, with protein MIISEQEALSRYTSWKIGGPARYRADASSPAELASLLGWAAQRDLPVFLLGGGSNLLALDEGFPGLVLRYRASATQIDEQGDTVLARVDAGAPMAGTARKLAHQGYAGLEWAEGLPGTIGGAIYGNAGCYGGSVAAVLRRAWLWSGGQIEEWPVEQLGYGYRTSALKRSAASASQRPIILAAEFAMRRADPQELARTMAETSVQRRAKTPHGQSCGSVFKNPPGDSAGRLIEAAGLKGARVGNAQIAERHANYIINMGGATSADVLALIDMARERVRAEFGLDLELEVQIMR; from the coding sequence CTGATTATTTCGGAACAAGAAGCGCTATCGCGCTACACATCGTGGAAGATCGGCGGCCCCGCCCGCTACCGCGCCGACGCCAGCAGCCCAGCCGAGCTTGCATCTCTGCTCGGCTGGGCTGCCCAGCGCGATCTGCCGGTGTTCCTGCTGGGCGGTGGCTCCAACTTGCTGGCCCTAGATGAGGGCTTCCCGGGCCTGGTGCTGCGCTACCGCGCCAGCGCCACCCAGATCGACGAGCAGGGCGACACCGTGCTGGCGCGGGTGGATGCCGGCGCGCCCATGGCGGGCACCGCCCGCAAGCTGGCCCACCAGGGCTACGCCGGGCTAGAGTGGGCCGAGGGCCTGCCGGGCACCATCGGCGGGGCTATCTACGGCAACGCGGGCTGCTACGGCGGCAGCGTGGCCGCCGTGCTGCGCCGCGCCTGGCTGTGGTCGGGCGGCCAGATCGAGGAGTGGCCGGTCGAGCAGCTGGGCTATGGCTACCGCACCAGCGCGCTCAAGCGCAGCGCGGCCTCGGCCAGCCAGCGCCCGATCATCCTGGCCGCCGAGTTCGCCATGCGCCGCGCCGACCCGCAGGAGCTGGCCCGCACCATGGCCGAGACCTCGGTCCAGCGCCGCGCCAAGACGCCCCACGGCCAGTCGTGCGGCAGCGTGTTCAAGAACCCGCCCGGCGACAGCGCGGGCCGCCTGATCGAGGCGGCGGGCCTGAAGGGTGCGCGCGTGGGCAACGCCCAGATCGCCGAGCGCCACGCCAACTACATCATCAACATGGGCGGGGCCACCAGCGCCGATGTGCTGGCCCTGATCGACATGGCCCGCGAGCGCGTGCGGGCCGAGTTTGGCCTGGATCTGGAGCTAGAGGTGCAGATCATGCGCTAG
- the murC gene encoding UDP-N-acetylmuramate--L-alanine ligase encodes MAHYHIIGIAGAGMSAIANVLLDQGHAVSGSDPQQNALTAALAARGATVHQGHDPAFVRGADVVLTTSAARPDHVELAAARAAGIPVQKRADLWREWSAQRDVIAVAGTHGKTTTTALLSLILLKDGRDPGFVVGADVPALGTNARWGDPAAPLVLEADEYDRTFLALTPALAVVTNVEWDHVDIYPTQAEYDEAFRTFASAVPDRRRVIACGDDEGALRAVGGEGTTLYGIDEALGSDPVSCRRALLDWSATAVRADAEGTSFDVWRYDQRTFATRSLGRFLLGLYGQHNVRNAMGALAAAVALGVGPQAIAEGLAAYHGADRRFEHKGAAGGVDVVDDYAHHPSEVRATLQAARSRFPGRRLVVYLQPHTYSRTAALLDDWADAFGDADVLRVGDIYAAREQNTLGVSSEQLVARIHHPDVAAAGSVAQAAEAIAALLRPGDVLLTLGAGDGHAVGSLILARRAGQL; translated from the coding sequence GTGGCTCACTATCATATCATCGGCATCGCCGGGGCGGGCATGAGCGCCATCGCCAATGTGCTGCTCGACCAGGGGCACGCGGTCAGCGGCTCCGACCCGCAGCAGAACGCGCTGACCGCCGCCCTGGCCGCGCGGGGCGCTACCGTGCACCAGGGGCACGACCCCGCGTTTGTGCGCGGGGCCGATGTGGTGCTCACCACATCCGCCGCGCGGCCCGACCACGTGGAGCTGGCGGCGGCGCGGGCGGCGGGCATCCCCGTGCAGAAGCGCGCCGACCTCTGGCGCGAGTGGTCGGCCCAGCGCGATGTGATCGCGGTGGCGGGCACCCACGGCAAGACCACCACCACCGCGCTGCTCAGCCTCATCCTGCTGAAGGATGGCCGCGACCCCGGCTTTGTGGTGGGCGCGGATGTGCCCGCGCTGGGCACCAACGCCCGCTGGGGCGACCCCGCCGCGCCGCTGGTGCTGGAGGCCGATGAGTACGACCGCACCTTCCTGGCGCTCACGCCCGCGCTGGCCGTGGTGACGAATGTCGAGTGGGACCATGTGGACATCTACCCCACCCAGGCCGAGTACGACGAGGCGTTCCGCACCTTCGCCAGCGCCGTGCCCGACCGCCGCCGCGTGATCGCCTGCGGCGACGACGAGGGCGCGCTGCGGGCCGTGGGCGGCGAGGGCACCACGCTCTACGGCATCGACGAGGCGCTGGGCAGCGACCCGGTCTCGTGCAGGCGTGCCCTGCTCGACTGGAGCGCCACCGCCGTGCGCGCTGACGCCGAGGGCACATCCTTCGATGTGTGGCGCTACGACCAGCGCACATTCGCCACCCGCAGCCTGGGCCGTTTCCTGCTGGGGCTGTATGGCCAGCACAACGTGCGCAACGCCATGGGCGCGCTGGCCGCCGCTGTGGCGCTGGGCGTCGGCCCGCAGGCCATCGCCGAGGGCCTGGCCGCCTACCACGGCGCAGACCGCCGCTTCGAGCACAAGGGTGCGGCGGGCGGCGTGGATGTGGTGGATGACTACGCCCACCACCCCAGCGAGGTGCGCGCCACGCTCCAGGCGGCCCGCAGCCGCTTCCCTGGCCGTCGGCTGGTGGTCTACCTGCAGCCCCACACCTACTCGCGCACAGCGGCGCTGCTGGATGACTGGGCCGACGCGTTTGGCGACGCCGATGTGCTGCGCGTGGGCGATATCTACGCCGCCCGCGAGCAGAACACCCTGGGCGTCAGCAGCGAGCAGCTGGTGGCCCGCATCCACCACCCGGATGTGGCGGCGGCGGGCAGCGTGGCCCAGGCCGCCGAGGCGATCGCGGCGCTGCTGCGCCCCGGCGATGTGCTGCTGACGCTGGGCGCTGGCGATGGCCACGCGGTCGGATCGCTCATTCTGGCGCGACGCGCTGGGCAGCTGTAA
- a CDS encoding FtsQ-type POTRA domain-containing protein has protein sequence MEQRRKKPQSEQPADGAVHPEHSPLTARDRVEARRREKEAAAESAKPARPRPPRPRAAPPAAPGDAPRPTRARAPKAADESTKAVAESTKPAAPRTRKGGDHAVAVSAPPRGGDHATPAAGAAPKPARPRKAAEAATPKLRSQPLGARPGPRRRPAAAEAATPGPRHTLAEWVASGHVASAALLVVSLFSIVYIFTNNRFTVQNVQVDGAEVMKPADVIKQADAFEQSIWYVDTAEVVRRLKASAYIADASASVALPDTLLVDVVERRPQIRWKNGGSLFFVDASGRVLGDADPTAAVSDTLVIEDHSAQALKPNDYVDSDALSLANALALRLTPETGVQPISINWSDDKGVYVLAPDNKTIIFGTSERLDEKLVVLDRLLKDGSVFTLLDLRPQTPYYRNEG, from the coding sequence ATGGAGCAGAGGCGCAAAAAACCACAGAGCGAGCAGCCCGCCGATGGCGCGGTGCACCCCGAGCACAGCCCGCTGACGGCCCGCGACCGCGTGGAGGCGCGGCGGCGCGAGAAGGAGGCGGCAGCCGAGAGCGCCAAGCCCGCCCGCCCCCGCCCGCCACGCCCGCGCGCGGCCCCGCCCGCCGCGCCAGGCGACGCGCCCCGCCCCACCAGGGCGCGCGCCCCCAAGGCGGCGGATGAGAGCACCAAGGCGGTAGCCGAGAGCACCAAGCCCGCCGCGCCCCGCACGCGCAAGGGCGGCGACCACGCGGTGGCGGTCAGCGCCCCGCCCAGGGGCGGCGACCACGCGACCCCCGCCGCTGGGGCCGCGCCCAAGCCCGCGAGGCCGCGCAAGGCCGCCGAGGCCGCCACACCCAAGCTGCGCTCGCAGCCCCTGGGGGCCAGGCCAGGGCCGCGCCGCAGGCCCGCCGCCGCCGAGGCCGCCACGCCGGGGCCGCGCCACACCCTGGCCGAGTGGGTGGCCAGCGGCCACGTGGCTAGCGCTGCGCTGCTGGTGGTCTCGCTTTTCAGCATCGTCTACATCTTCACCAACAACCGCTTCACGGTGCAGAACGTGCAGGTGGATGGCGCAGAGGTGATGAAGCCAGCCGATGTGATCAAGCAGGCCGATGCCTTCGAGCAGTCGATCTGGTATGTGGACACCGCCGAGGTGGTGCGTCGGCTCAAGGCCAGCGCCTACATCGCCGACGCCAGCGCCAGCGTGGCCCTGCCCGACACCCTGCTGGTGGATGTGGTCGAGCGGCGGCCCCAGATCCGCTGGAAGAACGGCGGCAGCCTGTTCTTTGTGGATGCCTCGGGGCGCGTGCTGGGCGACGCCGACCCGACCGCCGCCGTGAGCGACACGCTGGTGATCGAGGACCACAGCGCCCAGGCGCTCAAGCCCAACGACTACGTCGACAGCGACGCCCTGAGCCTCGCCAACGCGCTGGCCCTGCGGCTCACGCCCGAGACTGGGGTGCAGCCGATCAGTATCAACTGGTCGGATGATAAGGGGGTCTACGTGCTGGCCCCCGACAACAAGACGATCATCTTTGGAACGAGCGAACGGCTCGATGAGAAATTGGTCGTGCTGGATCGTTTGCTAAAAGACGGATCGGTATTTACACTACTCGATCTACGGCCACAGACACCGTATTACCGTAATGAAGGCTGA
- a CDS encoding DUF87 domain-containing protein → MFTRAKLGVITSGSLIEGLSARLDADASVEDMRVGKFVVVEGEKHQFFSMVTDVSLEATNQKILADPPGSDPFFYEVLAGTSTYGSINLKPNLMVPHDLNEGPRPVKTVPRHFAAVFDANESDFTRVFGTEDRTHFEIGRPLDMDVPICLDLERLVERSNGVFGKSGTGKSFLTRLILCGTIKAKSASNLIFDMHSEYGHDATSESGTFVKGLRQLFGGSQVLVYSLDPASSRNRGVAPDEEVVIGLDQIEVGDIELLRDELNLNPTATESAYLLVDRYRDKWLKALLAMSADELKEFAEEAGGHAGAISALKRKLEQVARKEFVRETAPSATIDRMIDALSHGKHVVLEFGRHTDTLSYMLTANIITRRIHRRWVEMTDSYLRSKNKADKPHPLMITIEEAHKFLSASASGATIFGTIARELRKYSVTLLIVDQRPSSISNEVMSQLGTRITALLNDDKDIDAVFTGVSGGSALKSVLATLDSRQQAMVLGHAVPMPVVVRTRAYDEHFYRAMGAREAEPLEVRARRAQNDMDELF, encoded by the coding sequence ATGTTCACGCGCGCGAAGCTGGGCGTCATCACCAGCGGCTCGCTGATCGAGGGGCTGAGCGCCCGGCTCGACGCGGACGCCAGTGTCGAAGATATGCGGGTGGGCAAATTTGTGGTGGTGGAGGGCGAGAAGCACCAGTTTTTCTCGATGGTGACGGACGTGTCGCTGGAGGCCACCAACCAGAAGATCCTGGCCGACCCGCCCGGCAGCGACCCGTTCTTCTACGAGGTGCTGGCGGGCACATCCACCTACGGCTCGATCAACCTCAAGCCCAACCTGATGGTGCCGCACGACCTGAACGAGGGGCCGCGCCCGGTGAAGACGGTGCCGCGCCACTTCGCCGCCGTGTTCGACGCCAACGAGAGCGACTTCACCCGCGTGTTCGGCACCGAAGACCGCACCCACTTCGAGATCGGGCGTCCGCTGGACATGGACGTGCCGATCTGCCTCGACCTGGAGCGGCTGGTCGAGCGCTCCAACGGCGTGTTCGGCAAGAGCGGCACCGGCAAGAGCTTCCTGACCCGCCTGATCCTCTGCGGCACGATCAAGGCCAAGTCGGCATCCAACCTGATCTTCGACATGCACAGCGAGTACGGCCACGACGCCACCAGCGAGAGCGGCACCTTCGTCAAGGGCCTGCGCCAGCTGTTCGGCGGCTCGCAGGTGCTGGTCTACTCGCTCGACCCCGCATCCTCGCGCAACCGTGGCGTGGCCCCGGATGAGGAGGTGGTGATCGGCCTCGACCAGATCGAGGTGGGCGACATCGAGCTGCTGCGCGACGAGCTGAACCTCAACCCCACCGCCACCGAGTCGGCCTACCTGCTGGTGGACCGCTACCGCGACAAGTGGCTGAAGGCGCTGCTGGCCATGAGCGCCGATGAGCTGAAGGAGTTCGCCGAGGAGGCGGGCGGCCACGCCGGGGCGATCAGCGCGCTGAAGCGCAAGCTGGAGCAGGTGGCCCGCAAGGAGTTCGTGCGCGAGACCGCGCCCAGCGCCACGATCGACCGCATGATCGACGCGCTGAGCCACGGTAAGCACGTGGTGCTGGAGTTTGGCCGCCACACCGACACGCTCTCGTACATGCTCACCGCCAACATCATCACCCGCCGCATCCACCGCCGCTGGGTCGAGATGACGGACAGCTACCTGCGCTCGAAGAACAAGGCCGACAAGCCCCACCCGCTGATGATCACGATCGAGGAGGCCCACAAGTTCCTCAGCGCCTCGGCCTCGGGCGCGACGATCTTTGGCACCATCGCCCGCGAGCTGCGCAAGTACAGCGTGACGCTGCTGATCGTGGACCAGCGGCCCTCGTCGATCAGCAACGAGGTGATGAGCCAGCTGGGCACGCGCATCACCGCGCTGCTCAACGACGACAAGGACATCGACGCGGTGTTCACCGGCGTCAGCGGCGGCAGCGCGCTGAAGTCGGTGCTGGCCACGCTGGACTCGCGCCAGCAGGCCATGGTGCTGGGCCACGCCGTGCCTATGCCGGTGGTGGTGCGCACCCGCGCCTACGACGAACACTTCTACAGGGCCATGGGCGCGCGCGAGGCCGAGCCGCTGGAGGTGCGCGCCCGCCGCGCCCAGAACGACATGGACGAGCTGTTCTAG
- the ftsA gene encoding cell division protein FtsA, giving the protein MAQRTIVGIDVGTTKVCAIVAQVQPNGRLNVLGVGLTPSKGLDKGVVVNIDDAVNAIATSIEKAERVSGYRIGAAYVGVAGRHIASLNSNGVVAVARNDHEITRQDVSRAVENAQAIAIPTQREVIHVIPRAYIVDGNSGIRDPVGMSGFRLEVETHIVTGEVMAIQNLIKSVQRGGVEIDDLVLQPLASGEAVLTEDDKDRGVVLVDIGGGTTDIAVFVQGGIWHTSVVAVGGNHFTNDIALVLQTPYHTAEYLKLKYGSAIADEPQDTTEDLIDVEAFAVGERQQVSRQTLNQVIQARAEEVVELIYNEIRRSGYEGMLPAGIVLTGGTSLLPRFDELMREMLGVPVRIGVPSDLGGLADALDSPPYATAVGLVRWGARHGLPDQSFSSSPDEGHEGWTNTYERFKNWLREFLP; this is encoded by the coding sequence ATGGCTCAACGAACCATCGTCGGCATTGATGTTGGAACCACAAAAGTCTGCGCGATTGTGGCGCAGGTGCAGCCAAATGGTCGGCTCAATGTGCTTGGGGTCGGTCTGACGCCCTCGAAGGGCCTCGATAAAGGCGTGGTGGTCAATATCGACGACGCGGTGAATGCGATCGCCACCAGCATCGAGAAGGCCGAGCGCGTCTCGGGCTACCGCATCGGCGCGGCCTATGTGGGCGTGGCCGGGCGGCACATCGCCTCGCTCAACTCGAACGGCGTGGTGGCCGTGGCCCGCAACGATCACGAGATCACCCGCCAGGATGTCTCGCGCGCGGTCGAGAACGCCCAGGCGATTGCCATCCCCACCCAGCGCGAGGTCATCCACGTCATCCCGCGCGCCTATATCGTGGATGGCAACTCGGGCATCCGCGACCCTGTGGGCATGAGCGGCTTCCGGCTGGAGGTCGAGACCCACATCGTCACCGGCGAGGTGATGGCCATCCAGAACCTGATCAAGAGCGTGCAGCGCGGCGGGGTCGAGATCGACGACCTGGTGCTCCAGCCGCTCGCATCTGGCGAGGCCGTGCTGACCGAGGATGATAAGGATCGCGGCGTGGTGCTGGTGGATATCGGCGGCGGCACCACCGACATCGCCGTGTTTGTGCAGGGCGGCATCTGGCACACCAGCGTGGTGGCGGTGGGCGGCAACCACTTCACCAACGACATCGCCCTGGTGCTGCAGACGCCCTACCACACCGCCGAGTACCTCAAGCTCAAGTACGGCTCGGCGATCGCCGACGAGCCGCAGGACACCACCGAGGATCTGATCGACGTCGAGGCCTTCGCCGTGGGTGAGCGCCAGCAGGTGAGCCGCCAGACGCTCAACCAGGTCATCCAGGCCCGTGCCGAGGAGGTGGTGGAGCTGATCTACAACGAGATCCGCCGCAGCGGCTACGAGGGCATGCTGCCCGCAGGCATCGTGCTCACCGGCGGCACCTCGCTGCTGCCGCGCTTCGACGAGCTGATGCGCGAGATGCTGGGCGTGCCGGTGCGGATCGGCGTGCCCAGCGACCTGGGCGGCCTGGCCGACGCGCTCGACAGCCCGCCCTACGCCACCGCCGTGGGCCTGGTGCGCTGGGGCGCGCGCCACGGCCTGCCCGACCAGAGCTTCTCGTCCTCGCCCGATGAGGGCCACGAGGGCTGGACGAATACCTACGAGCGTTTTAAAAACTGGCTTCGCGAGTTTCTGCCGTGA
- a CDS encoding tetratricopeptide repeat protein, translated as MSDDGAVFHRKVAREMMARYAVDAHAPAGWRETLVWHWVQAGEFGAAVDGAIAVAEAMIAQLDFASARRWVERALEYMEKLQKRRAYELRAYSAALAVLEFGGQYREALGYAERMVRAARQHGGRQAQAHALVALGRMQRELNQLPQAEMTLAEALALAETEDAGAVEAEVHFHLAKVYQLQGRHMEALEGLQAAQEEHVQADDRIKLARVLTGMGDVYRALAASREALVFYQKALGLEQGRASPLGQAMLKDKIALALLAEGRMDEAELVGREGLLIREQIGDTVGLARSNSLLGMVAQRLGHTDRAIEHYERARALEEQTQNVRGQHVSLLHLGDAYVALRRYAEAGGYYRRALALAQHTGDQVALARTLEHQGDLLQASESQDAAERAWAEALRIRQGLGHAEEAAALRRRLGYMAMDSVDR; from the coding sequence ATGAGCGATGACGGAGCAGTATTCCACCGCAAAGTCGCCCGCGAGATGATGGCGCGCTACGCGGTGGATGCACACGCGCCCGCAGGCTGGCGCGAGACTCTGGTCTGGCACTGGGTGCAGGCTGGCGAGTTCGGGGCGGCGGTGGATGGCGCGATCGCTGTGGCCGAGGCCATGATCGCCCAGCTCGACTTCGCCTCTGCGCGGCGCTGGGTCGAGCGCGCCCTAGAATATATGGAGAAGCTGCAGAAGCGCCGCGCCTACGAGCTGCGGGCCTACAGCGCGGCGCTGGCCGTGCTCGAGTTCGGCGGGCAGTACCGCGAGGCGCTGGGCTACGCCGAGCGCATGGTGCGCGCCGCCCGCCAGCACGGCGGCAGGCAGGCCCAGGCCCACGCGCTGGTGGCGCTGGGCCGCATGCAGCGCGAGCTGAACCAGCTGCCCCAGGCCGAGATGACGCTGGCCGAGGCCCTGGCCCTGGCCGAGACCGAGGACGCCGGAGCGGTCGAGGCCGAGGTGCACTTCCACCTGGCCAAGGTCTACCAGCTCCAGGGCAGGCATATGGAAGCCCTAGAGGGCCTTCAGGCCGCCCAAGAAGAGCACGTGCAGGCCGACGACCGCATCAAGCTGGCCCGTGTGCTCACCGGCATGGGTGATGTCTACCGCGCCCTGGCGGCCTCGCGCGAGGCGCTGGTGTTCTACCAGAAGGCACTGGGCCTAGAGCAGGGCCGCGCCAGCCCGCTGGGGCAGGCCATGCTGAAGGATAAGATCGCGCTGGCCCTGCTGGCCGAGGGCCGCATGGATGAGGCCGAGCTGGTTGGGCGGGAGGGCCTGCTCATCCGCGAGCAGATCGGCGACACCGTGGGCCTGGCCCGCTCGAACAGCCTGCTGGGCATGGTGGCGCAGCGCCTGGGCCACACCGACCGCGCCATCGAGCACTACGAGCGCGCCCGCGCCCTTGAGGAGCAGACCCAGAACGTGCGCGGCCAGCACGTGTCGCTGCTGCACCTGGGCGACGCCTACGTGGCCCTGCGGCGCTACGCCGAGGCGGGCGGCTACTACCGCCGCGCCCTGGCCCTGGCCCAGCACACCGGCGACCAGGTGGCCCTGGCCCGCACCCTGGAGCACCAGGGCGACCTGCTGCAGGCATCCGAGTCGCAGGATGCCGCCGAGCGGGCCTGGGCCGAGGCCCTGCGCATCCGCCAGGGCCTCGGCCACGCCGAGGAGGCGGCGGCGCTGCGCAGGCGGCTGGGCTATATGGCCATGGATAGTGTGGATCGCTAG
- the ftsZ gene encoding cell division protein FtsZ encodes MTDFSSYMPEPHAVIKVIGAGGGGSNAVDRMVEDGVQGVEFITVNTDAQALMHSRADVRIRIGDKLTKGLGSGGNPVIGQKAAEETTEEIYDALKGADMCFITAGMGGGTGTGSSPIIASIAQDLGMLTVGVVTRPFTFEGRHRGKTAEQGIEQLKPMVDTLITIPNDRLLQTASKNTSMLQAFRMADDVLRQGIQGISDLITQRGLINVDFADVKTIMAQQGSALMAIGHGTGDNRMVDAVNMAIASPLLEVSIDGAKGVLFNVTGGEDLGILEVNEAADIVAKAVDPEAQIIWGAVFDPTMPPGAVKVTLIATGFDVNKNNQQQRQRSSFPAAGVPQQPPQQARPQQQPIRPAPAQPQQPQQPQQPQQPQRPAPSFTNTDDLDIPPFLRNRRK; translated from the coding sequence ATGACCGATTTTTCGAGCTACATGCCCGAGCCACACGCGGTAATCAAGGTGATCGGTGCAGGCGGCGGCGGCTCCAATGCTGTCGACCGGATGGTGGAGGACGGGGTCCAGGGCGTCGAGTTCATCACCGTGAACACCGATGCCCAGGCGCTGATGCACTCGCGCGCCGATGTGCGCATCCGCATCGGCGACAAGCTGACCAAGGGCCTTGGCTCAGGCGGTAACCCGGTGATCGGCCAGAAGGCTGCCGAGGAGACGACTGAGGAGATCTACGACGCACTCAAGGGCGCGGACATGTGCTTCATCACCGCTGGCATGGGCGGCGGTACCGGCACTGGCTCCTCGCCGATCATCGCCAGCATCGCGCAGGATCTGGGCATGCTCACGGTGGGCGTCGTCACCCGCCCCTTCACCTTCGAGGGTCGCCACCGTGGCAAGACCGCCGAGCAGGGCATCGAGCAGCTGAAGCCGATGGTGGACACCCTGATCACCATCCCGAACGACCGCCTGCTCCAGACCGCATCCAAGAACACGTCCATGCTCCAGGCCTTCCGCATGGCCGACGATGTGCTGCGCCAGGGCATCCAGGGTATCTCCGACCTGATCACCCAGCGCGGCCTGATCAACGTCGACTTCGCCGACGTCAAGACGATCATGGCCCAGCAAGGTTCGGCGCTCATGGCCATCGGCCACGGCACGGGCGACAACCGCATGGTGGATGCGGTGAACATGGCGATCGCCTCGCCGCTGCTGGAGGTCTCGATCGACGGCGCGAAGGGCGTGCTCTTCAATGTGACCGGCGGCGAGGATCTGGGCATCCTGGAGGTGAACGAGGCCGCCGATATCGTGGCCAAGGCCGTGGACCCCGAGGCCCAGATCATCTGGGGCGCGGTGTTCGACCCGACCATGCCCCCCGGCGCGGTGAAGGTGACGCTGATCGCCACCGGCTTCGACGTGAACAAGAACAACCAGCAGCAGCGCCAGCGCAGCAGCTTCCCCGCCGCAGGCGTGCCGCAGCAGCCCCCGCAGCAGGCCCGCCCGCAGCAGCAGCCCATCCGCCCCGCGCCTGCCCAGCCGCAGCAGCCGCAGCAGCCGCAGCAGCCGCAGCAGCCGCAGCGCCCGGCCCCGTCGTTCACGAACACGGATGACCTGGACATCCCGCCGTTCCTGCGCAACCGCCGCAAGTAG
- a CDS encoding D-alanine--D-alanine ligase, whose product MSEKIRVGVLFGGQSGEHEVSIVSARAVLGALDREKYEVLPIGITKDGRWIAGEQAPAQIESLADAALLPGGPQAAPSAAPTSALAASTSSLGFLLESSQAPLDVVFPVLHGPRGEDGTVQGLFELAGIPYVGCGVLASSVGMDKAMMKAAFAAAGLAQVPWAFVRRVDWQAAPEATLDTLESQLRYPMFVKPANMGSSVGISKAKTREELAEGLRLAASYDRRIVVEQGLNVRELEISVLGNDTPEASVPGEVVSSKEWYDYEAKYLAGESQILIPAPITPAQMEEIKSLAVLAFKAIDGAGLARVDFLMDKDTGALYINEVNTMPGFTPLSMYAKMWEASGLSYSALLDRLIELALERHPKA is encoded by the coding sequence ATGTCCGAGAAAATACGGGTTGGCGTTCTGTTTGGCGGCCAGTCGGGTGAGCACGAGGTCTCGATTGTGTCGGCGCGGGCGGTGCTCGGCGCGCTCGACCGTGAGAAATATGAGGTGCTGCCGATCGGCATCACCAAGGATGGCCGCTGGATCGCTGGCGAGCAGGCCCCCGCCCAGATCGAGTCGCTGGCCGACGCCGCGCTGCTGCCCGGCGGCCCCCAGGCCGCGCCCAGCGCCGCCCCCACCAGTGCGCTGGCCGCCTCCACTAGCAGCCTGGGCTTCCTGCTCGAATCCTCGCAGGCCCCGCTGGATGTGGTCTTCCCTGTGCTCCACGGGCCGCGCGGCGAGGATGGCACCGTGCAGGGCCTCTTCGAGCTGGCGGGCATCCCCTATGTGGGCTGCGGCGTGCTGGCATCCTCGGTGGGCATGGACAAGGCCATGATGAAGGCCGCCTTTGCCGCCGCCGGGCTGGCGCAGGTGCCCTGGGCCTTTGTCCGCCGCGTCGACTGGCAGGCCGCCCCCGAGGCCACGCTCGATACCCTTGAGTCGCAGCTGCGCTACCCGATGTTCGTCAAGCCCGCCAACATGGGCAGCAGCGTGGGCATCTCCAAGGCCAAAACCCGCGAGGAGCTTGCCGAGGGCCTGCGCCTGGCCGCCAGCTACGACCGCCGGATCGTGGTGGAGCAGGGCCTGAACGTGCGCGAGCTGGAGATCAGCGTGCTGGGCAACGACACCCCCGAGGCCAGCGTGCCCGGCGAGGTGGTCTCGTCGAAGGAGTGGTACGACTACGAGGCCAAATACCTGGCTGGCGAGTCGCAGATCCTCATCCCCGCGCCGATCACGCCCGCGCAGATGGAGGAGATTAAGTCGCTGGCGGTGCTGGCCTTCAAGGCGATCGACGGCGCTGGGCTGGCCCGCGTTGACTTCCTGATGGACAAGGACACTGGCGCGCTCTACATCAACGAGGTCAACACCATGCCGGGCTTCACCCCGCTGAGCATGTACGCCAAGATGTGGGAGGCCAGCGGCCTGAGCTACAGCGCCCTGCTGGATCGGCTGATCGAGCTGGCGCTTGAGCGCCACCCCAAGGCCTAG